The genomic segment AAAAATTGAAGCAAATAAAGATTTTTACCAACTACTGAATCATAAAACCGGAAAAAATGTGTTGCTGACAGTTAAAAATACTGAAACCGGAAAAACATTCACAGAAACTGTAAAACCTATTTCGTTAGGAGCTGAAAACAACTTATTATACGACCGTTGGGTAAAAAACAGAAGAGCGGAAACCGAAAAATTATCAGGCGGAAAGATAGGTTATGTTCACGTAAAAGGGATGAACAGCAAAAGTTTCAGAAAAGTTTACAGTGATTTATTAGGCAGAAATTACAAAAAAGAAGCAGTAATAATTGATACAAGATATAATCACGGAGGTTGGTTGCACGATGATTTGGCAACACTTTTCAGTGGTAAAAAATATGTTGATTTTGTTCCGAGAGGGCACGAATTCGGCTACGACCCGATGGGTAAATGGGTAAAACCGTCAATAGTACTTATGTCGGAAGGAAATTATTCCGATGCACACGGGTTTCCTTATGTTTATACAACATTAAAAATAGGAAAAACGGTAGGAATGCCTGTTCCGGGCACAATGACAGCTGTTTGGTGGGAAAGTTTGCAGGATAAAAGTTTGTTTTTCGGAATTCCGCAAGTGGGAGCAAGAGATATGAACGGAGATTTACTCGAAAATAAACAATTAGAACCCGATTTTAAGATCGAAAATGAATATGATATTATTATTAAAAACCGAGACCGGCAACTTGAAAAAGCAGTTGAAGTTATGCTTAAAGAATTAAATGAAAAATAGTTTTAACCTGAAAAATCTTTTTTGTAAAGGCAAAAATACATGCTGAAATCATCAGTTGTTTTGCCTTTTTCGGCATATTCTTGTACCCCTTTAATTTTTAATAAACTTCTTTTTGCAGGAATATTTAAAATATCAACTTTAAAATCAACCCGAGTTATGTCAAGATTATCAAAGCAACAAGCAATCAGCAATTTTCCTGATGTTTGGATTAATCCTGTTCCCAGAGAATCTTTTCCCGACCAAGTTGAGGTAATTTCAATGCTTTTATCTTCGGAAGAATAATTTGTAACACTTGTTGAACCTACAACTTTACCGGTTTCTTTATTTATTATAGTAAAGGGAACACATTTTTTATCTTCATAATCTTTTAAAAGTTCATCAATCCAATTTGCAAGTGTTTCTTCGTTCGACAAATCATGCGTAAAATATTTCCATTGCAATTTATCTTGCGTAATTTTTTTAAAAGAATCAATATCCTCTTTTCTGAGAATTCGAAGATAAACCTCTGAGTTTTCAATTATCTTATTTTCAAGATGTTGTAAGGCTGTATTTTCCATTTTTCTGACATTTTAATGATTTATAAGAATTCGGCATATACAATTTACGTCAAAAAAAATATTTATCATAATTTAAAAGAAAAAAAATGAAAAATCAAGTTTGAAAACTGAATGTTTAATTGTCGTATTTTATTTTAATGCAGATTCACAAATTTGAACAATTTCTTCGGGTAAGATTGAATTTAAACATTCTAAAGTTTCTTTAAAGCATTTTTTATTTCCGTAAACGGAACAAGGTCGGCAACTTAAAGTTTCGTTTTGAATAATATATGATTTTTCGACCGGCACAAAAGGCGTAAAACCCGCAAAAGGATGTGTAGCACCCCAAACAGAAATAATTTTTATTCCCGTTAAGGCGGCAATGTGCATATTTGCAGAATCCATTGTCAGCATTAAATTCAACTTGCTGATTATTACAATTTCATCTTCCAAAGAAAATTTGCCGATTAAAGAATGAACATTATTTGATTTTTTTCCGATTTTCTCAGCTGTTCTTTTTTCATTATTCCCTCCGCCGAAAATGAAAATTTCATATCCTTTTTTTTCGAGTAAATAAATAACTTCCGTCATTTTCTCAATAGGATATTGTTTTTGTAGGTGCATTGCAAAAGGTGCAATTCCGATTTTCTTTGAAGAATTTTGAAAAAGATGTTCGATTTCAGGATTTATTTCGAATTTATTTTGTGAATTAGTATTATTTAATTCAATTTTAATATCTGCTTTTAAAAAAGTTTCAACATATCTTTGTGTAGTATGTTTTAA from the Bacteroidales bacterium genome contains:
- a CDS encoding GNAT family N-acetyltransferase produces the protein MENTALQHLENKIIENSEVYLRILRKEDIDSFKKITQDKLQWKYFTHDLSNEETLANWIDELLKDYEDKKCVPFTIINKETGKVVGSTSVTNYSSEDKSIEITSTWSGKDSLGTGLIQTSGKLLIACCFDNLDITRVDFKVDILNIPAKRSLLKIKGVQEYAEKGKTTDDFSMYFCLYKKDFSG
- a CDS encoding glycosyltransferase family 9 protein — translated: NEIRSKVLSFFFKLDSIKTHKIDKEKKEKKQLINRNKKVLKQLKHTTQRYVETFLKADIKIELNNTNSQNKFEINPEIEHLFQNSSKKIGIAPFAMHLQKQYPIEKMTEVIYLLEKKGYEIFIFGGGNNEKRTAEKIGKKSNNVHSLIGKFSLEDEIVIISKLNLMLTMDSANMHIAALTGIKIISVWGATHPFAGFTPFVPVEKSYIIQNETLSCRPCSVYGNKKCFKETLECLNSILPEEIVQICESALK